The following are encoded in a window of Echeneis naucrates chromosome 19, fEcheNa1.1, whole genome shotgun sequence genomic DNA:
- the snx11 gene encoding sorting nexin-11, which yields MNTVQVEDEFVAVRVQDPRMQNEGSWNSYVDYKIFLHTNSKAFTAKTSCVRRRYSEFVWLRKKLQKNAGLVPVPELPGKSFFSFSNDDFLERRRKGLQVFLDKVVHMTVCLSDSQLHLFLQTQLPVCHIQDCVQGHTPYTVTDAILTYASSNWGLAQAQEDDCIKEPSLTVSYESMESPAPHQPCTQINKEIFTPELLSCGDPNPAEGLLEHHDEDTAQLQHKEKPSVRISQENNRLQAVVESRPAGVSFYVGDDMESLSLAEQSQQRSRQVQTPVEVHSVPVAGFEEDCTTDGAFEGCNKREEEETLDSEEKFTMEVKDDLLEENVDAKEGPVSDLSCVAEFETSEPDNRKHHGSVSEDDELDVCAETDEVSSVLDVVLQVVQDLDLVGTKDESEEDCHSLPSSNESIIKVSEDEGVCDEVDDSIQAANGYMETPPDDVSRWSEVEASSRSVLDLQMDGCSVEREDISTQEALQYVTSVDLHSTVASGDWTESGDFSVLETSGTPALADSKCAEQEALSSLSLDTSEDMYEVQVR from the exons ATGAACACCGTTCAAGTAGAAGAT GAGTTCGTTGCAGTGCGGGTCCAAGATCCCCGCATGCAGAATGAGGGCTCGTGGAATTCATACGTGGATTATAAAATATTCCTGCAT ACCAACAGTAAAGCCTTCACAGCCAAGACTTCCTGTGTGCGTCGGCGCTACAGTGAGTTTGTCTGGctcaggaagaagctgcagaagAACGCTGGTTTAGT GCCGGTCCCAGAGCTGCCAGGAAaatccttcttctccttcagtaACGACGACTtcctggagaggaggaggaagggactTCAGGTCTTCCTGGACAA AGTCGTCCACATGACAGTATGCCTGTCAGACAGCCagctccacctcttcctccagaCCCAGCTGCCCGTCTGCCACATCCAGGACTGCGTCCAGGGCCACACTCCCTACACGGTGACGGACGCCATCCTCACCTACGCCTCGTCCAActggggcttggctcaggctCAGGAGGACGACTGCATCAAGGAGCCAAGTTTGACTGTTTCTTACGAGTCCATGGAGAG CCCGGCTCCTCATCAACCCTGCACACAAATTAATAAAGAGATTTTCACCCCTGAGCTTCTCTCCTGCGGGGACCCCAACCCTGCTGAAGGTTTACTGGAGCACCACGATGAGGACACAGCTCAGTTACAGCACAAAGAGAAACCCTCAGTGAGGATCTCCCAGGAGAACAACCGTCTGCAGGCTGTTGTTGAGAGCAGGCCAGCAGGGGTGAGCTTCTATGTGGGTGACGACATGGAGAGCCTCAGCCTGGCAGAGCAGAGCCAGCAGAGGAGCCGTCAGGTCCAGACGCCGGTGGAGGTGCACTCGGTCCCGGTGGCCGGCTTTGAGGAGGACTGTACGACAGATGGGGCATTTGAGGGATGCaacaaaagagaggaagaggaaacattAGATTCTGAAGAAAAGTTCACAATGGAGGTGAAGGATGATCTGTTGGAGGAAAACGTTGATGCCAAAGAAGGTCCCGTTTCAGATCTGAGCTGTGTGGCGGAGTTTGAGACGTCAGAgccagacaacagaaaacatcatgGATCTGTAAGTGAGGACGACGAGTTGGACGTCTGTGCTGAAACCGACGAGGTGAGCAGCGTCCTGGATGTGGTTCTGCAAGTAGTCCAAGATTTGGATTTGGTTGGGACCAAAGATGAGAGCGAGGAGGACTGTCACTCGCTGCCATCTTCTAACGAGAGCATCATCAAGGTCAGCGAGGACGAGGGCGTTTGTGACGAGGTGGACGACTCGATCCAGGCCGCCAACGGCTACATGGAAACTCCTCCTGACGACGTCTCTCGTTGGTCGGAGGTGGAGGCCTCGAGCAGGAGCGTCCTGGACCTGCAGATGGACGGATGCTctgtggagagagaggacatTTCTACACAGGAAGCGCTCCAATACGTGACGTCTGTGGACCTTCACTCAACGGTAGCGAGTGGAGATTGGACTGAGAGCGGTGACTTCAGCGTCTTAGAGACCAGCGGCACGCCTGCATTAGCTGACAGTAAGTGTGCCGAGCAGGAAGCGCTGTCCTCGCTGTCTTTGGACACCTCCGAGGACATGTATGAGGTACAGGTACGATAG
- the skap1 gene encoding src kinase-associated phosphoprotein 1, whose translation MGTLPEDIRRLLEDCETFLFEILQSEKLSEDAQEAWKVLQNNFRVVHMRNPQEFPFPFEDDGSDDNHSSSLGRSAPSDDTSVASDYQDDGAPEYYGDISPVAAQDLSNILKQGYLEKKRKDHSFFGPEWQKRWCVLNNSIFYYFGSEKDKQQKGSFYINGYSAQLVPNLRKDSKKNCCFELFAPQRRTFQLTASSPQEAREWVDQINFVLRDLSSNFIPFEEEEEDEEEEEPYDDIGGLTGTPPSGAAESRRQAAGPEEVDEEDEDIYEVLPEEDFPDQTEESSENNNKPDYANYYQGLWDCVADEPDELAFQRGDLIYIISKEYNIHGWWVGELNGTVGIVPKDFLHPAYIL comes from the exons ATGGGGACACTCCCGGAAGACATCAGGAGACTTTTGGAAG ACTGTGAGACATTTCTGTTTGAGATCCTTCAAAGTGAGAAACTCAGTGAGGATGCCCAAGAGGCCTGGAAAGTCTTACAGAATAACTTCAGGGTCGTCCACATGAG AAATCCTCAGGAGTTTCCCTTTCCAT TCGAGGATGACGGCTCTGATGACAACCACAGCTCCAGTCTGGGTCGCTCTGCCCCATCAGATGACACCTCTGTGGCCTCAGACTACCAGGATGATGGAGCCCCTGAGT ACTATGGGGACATCTCTCCTGTAGCAGCTCAGGACCTAAGCAACATCTTGAAGCAAGGCTACTTGGAGAAGAAGCGAAAAG ACCACAGTTTTTTCGGCCCTGAGTGGCAGAAGAGATGGTGTGTCCTGAACAACTCAATATTCTACTACTTTGGGAGTGAAAAAG ataaacagcagaaaGGTTCATTTTATATAAACGGCTACAGTGCACAGCTGGTGCCCAACCTGAGAAAAGACTCCAAGAAAAATTGCTGCTTTGAGCTCTTTGCACCTCAAAGACGGACTTTTCAG CTGACTGCCAGCAGCCCTCAGGAGGCCAGGGAATGGGTGGACCAAATCAATTTTGTTCTTAGAG ATCTCAGCTCCAACTTCATCCCTttcgaggaggaggaggaggatgaggaggaagaggagcccTATGATGACATTGGGGGGCTGACCGGCACTCCGCCGTCTGGGGCCGCTGAGAGCCGCAGACAGGCAGCTGGGCCGGAGGAGGTCGACGAGGAGGACGAGGATATCTATGAGGTGCTGCCAG aggaggattttcctgatCAGACGGAAGAGAGCAgtgagaacaacaacaaaccag ATTACGCTAACTACTACCAGGGTTTATGGGATTGCGTGGCGGACGAGCCAGACGAGCTGGCCTTCCAGAGAGGAGATCTCATCTACATCATTAGTAAG GAGTACAACATTCACGGCTGGTGGGTCGGCGAGCTGAACGGCACCGTGGGTATCGTCCCCAAGGACTTCCTGCACCCTGCGTACATCCTCTGA